One Bosea sp. 124 genomic window, ACACCTATCAGGGGCTGGCCGTGCCGCTAATCGCCTCCGCGACGGGCACGCTGCTGTTCCGGCAGTTCTTCATGACGATACCCGACGAATTGCTGGAAGCCTCGAAGATCGACGGCGCTGGCCCGTTCAGGTTCTTCAAGGACACGCTGATCCCGCTCTCGATCACGACGATCGCGGCGCTGTTCGTGATCCAGTTCATCTATGGCTGGAACCAGTATCTCTGGCCGCTGCTGGTGACGACCAAGGACTCGATGCAGACCATCGTCATCGCGATCAAGAAGATGATCGTCACCTCCGACGCCCTCACCGAATGGCAGCTCGCCATGGCCACCGCGATGCTCGCGATGCTGCCGCCCGTGCTCGTCGTCATCCTGATGCAGAGGCTCTTCGTGAAGGGCCTGGTCGAAACCGAGAAATAAGCCGCCGATGGCCCAGGTCACTCTCACCAACGTCAAGAAAATCTACCCCGGCGGCGTCGAGGCCGTGAAGGGCATTTCCTTCGACATTCCCGATGGCGGCTTCTGCGTGCTCGTCGGCCCCTCCGGCTGCGGCAAGTCCACGCTGCTGCGCATGGTCGCGGGCCTCGAGACGATCTCGGCCGGCGAGGTCTCGATCGGATCGCGCGTGGTCAACGACATCGGCCCCGCCGATCGCGACATCGCCATGGTGTTCCAGAACTACGCGCTCTATCCGCATTTCAGCGTCTATGACAACATGGCCTATGGCCTGCGCAATCTCGGCACGCCGAAGGACGAGATCGACACCCGCGTCCGGGAAGCGGCGCGCATCCTCGCCATCGAGGGGCTGCTGGAGCGCCGGCCGCGCCAGCTCTCGGGCGGGCAGCGCCAGCGCGTCGCGATGGGCCGCGCGATCGTGCGCAAGCCGCAAGTCTTCCTGTTCGACGAGCCGCTCTCAAATCTCGACGCCAAGCTGCGCGTGCAGATGCGCGTCGAGATCAAGAAGCTGCAGCGCGCGCTCGGCGTCACCGCGATCTACGTCACCCATGACCAGGTCGAGGCGATGACGCTGTCCGACAAGCTCGTGGTGATGAATGGCGGCCAGGTCGAGCAGATCGGCCTGCCCTCCGAGGTCTACAAGAAGCCGGCGAGCAAGTTCGTCGCGACCTTCATCGGCTCGCCTCCGATGAACATCCTTCCCGGCACGATCGACGGACCCGGCATCGTGGCGCTGGGCGACGCCATCCTCGAGGCGCGCGACCTGCGCGAGGATCTGCCGGCGCAGACACCGGTCGAGGTGGGCTTAAGGCCGGAGGATGTCGAGATCGCCTCCGAGGGGCAGGCGGGCTCGCTGCCCTTCGATGTCGAGTTCATCGAGGAACTGGGCGCGACGCAGCTGTTCCACGGCCAGCTCTCGGGCCTGCCCTTCGTGATGCAGGCGGCGACCGATGTCGTCGCGGCGCAGGCGGGCAGGATCTGGATCACGGTCGACCCCGACCGCGTGCATGTCTTCGACAGCACGACAGGTGTGCGGCTCGGGCGGGCTTGAGTTCGCAGGGCTAGCGCGGGAACCCCGCTCCTGTTAGGAGAGGGGTAAGGGGTGACGTGTCGGCCCCTGGACAGCAGTGTCCAAACCTCACAGTTTCGCGGCGGGCAGCTCACAGCCGGCCATTAAATGGCCGGCCCCTCGCCCTGCCCTCTCCCTATGGGAGAGGGTTCCCCGCGCCTTTTCCTGATAGCCCTGAGCCTCAGCTCACCGGCGCGTATTTCACCGCACAACCATAGGACTTCGTCGCGGCTTCGGAGACCGGCTTGCCGGCCTTGAGCTCGGCCATCGCCTGCCGGACATAGCTCTTGGCGCCGGTCAGGCTGGCCGCGCTGGACGACGGCTTATCGTCGATCGCGCCCATATAGGCGAGCTTGCCCTTGGGATCGACGATGTACATGTGCGGCGTCGTGGTCGCGCCATAGGCCCGCGCCATCTTGCTGTTGGGGTCGAGCAGGATGCCGGCGGGCGCGGCGTCACGCTTGGTGGTCAGTTCCCTGGCCTCGGGACCCTGAACGTAGCCCTGCTCGCC contains:
- a CDS encoding sn-glycerol-3-phosphate import ATP-binding protein UgpC, giving the protein MAQVTLTNVKKIYPGGVEAVKGISFDIPDGGFCVLVGPSGCGKSTLLRMVAGLETISAGEVSIGSRVVNDIGPADRDIAMVFQNYALYPHFSVYDNMAYGLRNLGTPKDEIDTRVREAARILAIEGLLERRPRQLSGGQRQRVAMGRAIVRKPQVFLFDEPLSNLDAKLRVQMRVEIKKLQRALGVTAIYVTHDQVEAMTLSDKLVVMNGGQVEQIGLPSEVYKKPASKFVATFIGSPPMNILPGTIDGPGIVALGDAILEARDLREDLPAQTPVEVGLRPEDVEIASEGQAGSLPFDVEFIEELGATQLFHGQLSGLPFVMQAATDVVAAQAGRIWITVDPDRVHVFDSTTGVRLGRA
- a CDS encoding thioredoxin family protein; the encoded protein is MKAHLTRQTFIAGLAIAGLSLAAGSALAQATAKVGAPAPAFEALDAEGKPRKLSEFAGKTVILEWTNHDCPYVRKHYNSATMQTLQKDMAKEGVVWLSVISSPVGEQGYVQGPEARELTTKRDAAPAGILLDPNSKMARAYGATTTPHMYIVDPKGKLAYMGAIDDKPSSSAASLTGAKSYVRQAMAELKAGKPVSEAATKSYGCAVKYAPVS